From Arvicanthis niloticus isolate mArvNil1 chromosome 22, mArvNil1.pat.X, whole genome shotgun sequence, the proteins below share one genomic window:
- the Nts gene encoding neurotensin/neuromedin N, whose amino-acid sequence MTGMNLQLVCLTLLAFSSWSLCSDSEEDERALEADLLTNMHASKISKATPSSWKMTLLNVCSLINNLNSPAEETGEMHDDDLVGKRKLPLVLDGFSLEAMLTILQLQKICRSRAFQHWEVIQEDILDGVNDKNEKEEVIKRKIPYILKRQLYENKPRRPYILKRGSYYY is encoded by the exons ATGACAGGAATGAACCTCCAGCTAGTGTGCCTGACTCTCCTGGCTTTCAGCTCCTGGAGTCTGTGCTCAG ATTCAGAAGAAGATGAGAGAGCATTGGAGGCAGATCTATTGACAAATATGCATGCATCGAAG atcaGCAAAGCAACTCCTTCCTCTTGGAAAATGACCTTGCTAAATGTTTGCAGCCTTATAAATAACCTGAACAGCCCAGCTGAGGAAACCGGAGAAATGCATGATGACGACCTTGTTGGCAAAAGGAAACTTCCCCTTGTTCTTGATGGTTTCAGCTTGGAAGCAATGTTGACTATATTACAGCTCCAGAAAATCTGCCGCAGCAGGGCCTTTCAACACTGGGAG GTAATTCAGGAAGATATCCTCGATGGTGTCAATGATAAAAACGAGAAGGAAGAAGTGATAAAGAGAAAAATCCCTTATATTCTGAAAAGGCAGCTGTATGAAAATAAACCCAGAAGGCCCTACATTCTCAAGAGGGGCTCCTACTACTACTGA